In Eremothecium gossypii ATCC 10895 chromosome II, complete sequence, the genomic window CCGACCCTATCCTGGCGCCCTTCAGCCAGGACTTCGGCGTCACGACCTTGGTGGGCAGAGACACGATATTATCGTCGTCGCACTCGCTCTCAGACTCGCTGTTTAGCAGCTCGATGCGCCCGCCGGCGTCGCTGTCGCGCCCATCAAGGGTAGTGCTTTTCGAGGCATTAGTGCGCCGCTCGGAGCCCATGCTCGAAGCGTCGCCGTCGACCGACGACCGGCCGCTCGACCTGGAAGAGGTCTTTGTACCGTCCAGGCTCTGGAGCAGCGCCCTGTCCACCGCCTGGTTCTGGTTGACCAGTATGTTCCCCACGTTATTCCCCTCTGGCAGCGGCGCACCGGGGCGTAGCATGCTCATGCGCACAGACTGCCGAAAGGAGGACCGGAGGGTTTTCTGCAGCCGCTTGAAGTCCGTGTGCGGGAAGTATTCGGGCAGGTTCGTCGATATCAGCTCGCTGGGCGGCCGCTGGTTGAAGATCCTCCGCAGGCTCTCCTTGCTGTTGTCGATGCGCAGGCTGTCCTCGTCTCCCGCAGGAGCCTCCGCCCCCGGCGTCGCGTAGTTCCCGACCGTCGTCGCTCCCTGGGTCTGCAGCATGGTCGGGAGCGATCCCAGCTGGTGTATCGCGCTCATCGTCTTCAGGTACAGCTTCTTGGACGTCAGGATCGCCTTGTCGCTCGGCGTCTGGTCCTTCGAAACAAAAATCAGCCGGTTTTTCTCCACGCGGTCGCTGGAGTGGCAAATGGTCACCAGCTCCACGTCGTACAGGAGGTGCAGCACGTTCTTTGCGTAGTCCACCACGAACACGTCGTAGTCCTGCGAGCTCGTCTCCTCCCCGTTCTGCGCCACGGCCACGAACTCGGGCGGCAGCCGCTTGATCAGCTTCTTCTTGATCGAGTCCGCGTTGAAGCACCCGTTGACATTGACCTTCTTCGCCGACCCGTCGTTCAGAATGAAGATCACAGAGTGCCGGTCCGTCACCAGCTCCTCGCTGATCGCCATGGGCCCTGCGGACAGCGCGTTGATCTTGCCGAtcacctgctgcagctcctccagcaggCCCTTGTCTCTGCCTGCCTGCAGCGTGCGGCTCTTGTTGAGGATCCGGATCCGGTCCCCAATGCTGCGGATACCCACCTGCTCCAGGATTTCGTGGTCCAGGTGCTGTAGCTGGTCTACGCTACTGATTTCATATTTGCGAAACGCCCCCAAGTACCCCTCGCAGTTGATATCCTGCAGAAACTGCTCCACCGACGCACCCACCGTCGCCATGCCGTCTCGCCAATGTTCAAATACGCGCTAGCCCTCACAGCTGTCCGGTGTGCCACTTGGACGTTCCCATCCGACTTTATTATACGTGGGTCGAAACGCCCCGTAGAAGATGATCCTTAAATGGCACGTGGTCTGCTGACGTCAGATGGCTGCACACGCTCCGCTGCCCAAGGACGGCATCCCTGTTCCTTCCTTCCTAATGAAGTCTCACGCCCGATAACACGTCCGCTACCACTCTCCGCTAATTCGCACGACTCCGACACCATGCCAGACACTGCCAAGGACGAGGTGCCTGACAGAGTGCTGTTCCAGAGGGGCGGCAGAACGCTCGAGGTGCACGGCGCGCGCTTCATGCGTCCGCACACCGTCGTCAAGCCCTGGGAACAGAAAAGCCACGCGCCCGCAGAGGACGCGAGCTCCAGTCTGCTGCAGGCTGGAGGACACAGGCCTGCGCCGGCCGGCGCTGCAGGCCACGCGACGGACAGCGAGAAGGAAGCGAGCGGCCGCGCGGGCCGCAAGGACACGAGCGAGGGGCAGGGGGGCGACGTCTCGCCacgcgccgcgcgcagtCAGCCGCGCGGGGGCTCGGCGGAGCACTAGGGCGGCCAGAGCGCTACGCTGGTGTTCTTCATGTGTAACAAAAGCTACCTTTTTACGCTGTAGACTCGTTTATTTTCAGCCGTTGTTTTTCCAGAGCAGCGCCGGGACACCTGCGAAACGTTCCCCTGTCAAGAACGATGGCGGCCTACTTACCGCGGAAGGTGATACGGAATGCCGTTCTGCTCGTGAATGTTGTATTCCTACTGCTTTTGTGCTACCTTCTATTCTGGCTGGGGTCGGACGTGCTGCAGCGAGAACAGCACGGAGGGGGGGCAAAGATAACACGCAAACCGGTGATGCCGCcggagctggcgccggAGCTGGCGCCCATCGCGGAGGAGTCGCTGGTGGTGAATCTGGGCAAGCTGCACTGCTTCCATCTGTGGGGGCTGCCGGAAGCGTGCTGGGCTTTTCAGCGCGTGTTCAGGCGGACGGCATTCGACATGGTGGCGCAACGGACGTGGGTGCCGAAGAACCTAATCGtgtcgcgcgcggcgaGCCGGTTCGGGCGGTCGGAGTACCTGTACTACGACTGGATCACGGTGGGGCAGCTGGCGGAGATGTCGCAGGAGGGGCTGCCGCCGGGGTCGCGCGGCATTGTTGATATTTCGGCGCGGAAGCTGGAGAACTCGGTGTCGGTGGGGAGGCTGTACGTGGCGACGGAGCCGTGGGACCTGGCGCAGGTGGGCCGGGGGCGCTACGTGAGCGCGGTGACGGCGCTGTTCGGAGAGGACTGCGTGGAGCCGCGGATCAACTGGCGGCGCGATGACACGCCGTACAGGAACAACGGCGGGATGCCGGTGTACGTGGACGTGGCGCGGGCACAGGTGAACTCGGTGCAGGAGAagccgcggctgcgggTGGACCCGGATGGGAAGTTCAAGGTAGTCCAGCTGGCGGACCTGCATCTGGTGCCCGGCAAGGGCGAGTGCCGAGACGAGTTTCCGCCGACGGAGAACTGCGAAGCAGACGTCAAAACGATGAAGTTCGTGAACGACGTGCTGGATATCGAGCGGCCCGATATGGTTGTCTACACGGGGGACCAGATCACCGGGGACCTGTGCGATAACGACGCGGAGACGCCTCTGCTGAAGGCGTTCGCGCCCGCGATCCAACGGCGGATACCGTTCGCTGTCATCTGGGGCAACCACGACGACGCCGGCTCGCTGAACCGGCTGCAGCTTTCTCAGTACGTGGAAGCGCTGCCGTTTTCGCTGTTCAAGATAGGGCCTCGCGATACTATGGACAGAAGTTTCGGGATGGGCAACTACGTCCACCAAGTGCTGGGGGAGAATGGGCACCCGGAGATCACGTTTTACTTTGTGGACACACACTCGTACGCGCCGAACCCGCGAGGGCGCCGCGTGTACGACTGGGTAAAGGAGGAGCAGTGGCAGTACTTCGAAGATTGTCACGCCAAACTCGAACACACGGAGCTCTCGCTCGCATTTTTGCATATACCGCTACCTGAATACTTGGATGTCAAGTCGAAGAAAGATCCGCAGAAGTACAACCAGTTCTTGGGCACTTTCCGGGAAGGCGTGACTGCGCCGAGACACAATTCGGGCGGTGCTGAAAGGTTGGCGAGACTAGGCGTGTCTGCTGTCACCGCCGGGCATGATCACTGTAACGACTACTGCTTGCAGACCGACTTCCGCGATATCGATCCGAAGATATGGATGTGCTATGGCGGAGCTGCCGGAGAAGGTGGCTATGGGGGATATGGCGGCACGGAGCGCCGCATCAGGATATTTGAGATAGATACTAGAGAGAAAAGAATCGAGACGTGGAAAAGACTCAACAGTTCACCAAACGATAAATTTGATGCCCACCTCATTTATCCTTGAGATTATTTAGAAATTGCCGAACTTGAATGATATTTATGTTGAATAGGTGGACTGCCTCAGAAAAGCGATCTAGATGATGCTGGGTCGACGATGTCGGAAGATACAATGGGAACTTGTTGTCGATAATTGATGTGCTGCCGTAATATGCCAAGCGATGTGGAAGAGGAATGTAGCATATTTTGCCCGCCAGAATGTCAAGGAAAAGTAAATAGTACCCGAGTATCGTGTTTATAGATATTCTATCATCTACGTCTAATATGGTCTGGAGCTCTAACTTCCCAAGTGAAATATCATACGGAGACGAGTCCGTGCTGGTGCGGACCACGACGTACGGACTGCTGAATAGCGATGTGTTAGTAAAGATCTCGATGAGCCGCTGCAGCTTCcgctcctgcagcaggtgcaCGCGCTGCTTCTTCTGGATCAGCTCCGAGTACATAGACCCGTAGTCGCTGTCGAACGACTCCTCGTCGTCCGGGTTGGCCTGCAGCCTGCACGCGTGGTCCTGCAGGGCCGacagctgcgccagcttgCGCTTCCGCTGCACCTCCAGCTCCCCGAAGGCAGAATCCAGTCCTGGCCCGAGCTGCTTGCTCTCGGACTGCCCAAGCAGCGCCTCGGCCTGCCtcaccagctgctgcgactCTTTTTCCACCTGCGACATGTACTCCAGGATCTTGTTGagcttcagcagcgcgtTAAACGAGAagctccgccgcgccgggAACTTGCCCGGCGCGCCGTCCGCCAGCCGGCCGGGCacccgcgccgccgcaaAGTGCCCGTCCGCAAACTCCAGCACCGGCACGTTCAGCTCCCGCAGCCCGTCTACCAGCTCCACGTGCCCCACGTAGTGCAGCGCGTTCAGGTCCACCTGCTGCCGCGCCACTTCCGCCCACTCCCCCGCAAACTCCGGCTCCGGCAGCTGCCCCACCAACCTTAGCACCACCTGCGACTCTGCCGCTTCCAGCACCGGCAGCTCGTTGAATCGCACCACCGAGTGCCGCCCCTCCTGCACCTCGCTGACGTACTGCACCCGCCCGTGCGTGTCTTCCACCACCACGAAGCACGGAAATAACCGCCATCTCATGTCCAGCCCTGTGTCCCCGCGCACCAGGCTTGCATTGCACACCGATATCGATCGTAGATGCCGTAGCCGTCTCTGTCGTGTGTTAGTTCGTGCTCACCCGCCCCGCTCTGCCCTGACATACGTGTAAGAGGTATGGTTGCGGACTGCTCATCGTTGCCATCCTCCTTATGCTCTCCTTGCTAGGGGTACAGATCGTGATGAGTTCGCAAGCCTAGCCCGCGTAAAAATACTACTTTTGAACCATGCTAAAATGCCTCGAAATTGGCGGTCATAGCTATCGGTAGGTATATAAGACACGATCGAAAAAGAAGAGAGTTCAGCCAGTGCTCTGCCGGGCCTGCAAGTGACGGGCGAGAGAGAACAGCTAGGATGTCGAGCTTACTTGTCTCTTTAACGCATTTCTGCGACAAGCACGGGCCGAAGCTGCTGGTGGTCACGCAATGCGCCAAAAGCGCCGAGGAATGCGAAAAGCTCCTGCTGCCCAACTACCCCAGCGACTCGTACTGCGACTCTTGCCACATCTCGTTTCCCACGGACCAGGAGAGCAAGTCGATCCGCAGCACGATCGGCGAGCGCTACTACGTGTCGACGCACTACTCGGCGGTGCGGTACCAGTACCTGACGGCGCTGGTCAAGAAGATATTCAGCGAGGAGACCGTGAGCTACGACGGATCGCCGCTACTGTTCTACGACCACGCGCGGGGGCTGAACCTGGCGATGGGGTTCAAGCTGGAGGACCCGCACGCGCGGGGGAACGAGCGGCGCTACTGCCTGGTGCTTACGGTGGACCTGCGAGAACGGGCGCCGGCAATGGAGATCGTGTCGCAGCACTGGAAGTTCATCTCGGGCGCGTTCGAGAACATGATCGAGTACATCaagcagcagcggcgcgcggagctgctgcgggtGATGCAGCAGGGGCAGGTGCAGGGCACATCGAACTTTTCGTCCATGGTCAGCGGCACCTATCTGCGCGGGAACAACCTGAAGATACCGAAGAACATCACGGAGCTGACCAACGATAGACTGCTGTTCGTCAGGATACACAAGTGGAATGCATTTATACTGGATAGACTGGGAGGGCAGCTGGACTGAGCCCTTGGGGCGGTGGCTGCGCGGCAACAGTTGGAAGATAGAAGACAGAAACGCCCGGGAAGCGCGAGGCCGGAGGTCGGAGGCGTTACATAACTTACATTCTTAACTAGATAGTGTACGCCTGTACATCAAGTTCAGACGTTAAGGTTGAACGCGGCATCGGTGATGTGTTCGCTGAAGGGGGCCAATGCAGATTTGACGTCGTTGTTGATGAACTTCTCCACCTGCTGTGGGGCCCTGCCCACAAACGTGGAGGGGTCCAGCAGGGAATCCAGCTCGTTCCAGATGGGCTGGAAGAAGGCGTCGGCCTTGATCCGCTCGATCAGGTCGTTGTCACCGCCCTCTTCCTTGACGACAGCGGCCGCCTGGTGGGACAGGACCCTGATGGCCTCGTGCACCTCCTGTCTCGAGGCGCCCTTCTCGACCATGGCCATGATCACGTTCTCGGTGGCCATGAACGGCAGCTCGCTCTTGATTCTTCTTTCGATGACCTTTGGATAGACCACCATACCGGATGAAATGTTCAACAAAGTACTCAAAAGAATGTCGGCAGTCAAAAATGCACTAGGGAGCGAGATTCTTCTAATGGCCGAGTCGTCCAAGGTCCTCTCAAACCATTGGACCGAGGCTGTCTGAACAGCGTCGTTAAATAGAGAGCCCAGATGGCGGGCCAGAGAGCAGACGCGCTCGCATCTCATGGGGTTTCTCTTGTATGCCATCGCTGAAGACCCAATCTGGGTCTTCTCAAAGGGTTCCTCCACTTCCTTCAGGTTTGCCAACAACCTGATGTCGGTGGCCATCTTGTGCGCAGTGGCGGCAAAAGATGATAGCGGTGCCAGAATGTCAATATCTATCTTTCTGGAATATGTCTGGCCAGTCACCGGGTAGACAATGTCGAACCCCAGTAGCTCTGTAACTCTCTTGTCCAACGCTTCGACCCTGTCGTGGTCGCCATGAAATAACGCCAGGAAGGACGCTTGAGTACCGGTAGTACCCTTGACACCTCTTAGCCCGATATCGTTTCTCGCTCTTACAAAGTTCCGCAGGTCCCAGAGAAGTTCCTGGATCCACAGGGTGGCTCTCTTCCCAAGGGTCGTGAGCTGTGCCGGCTGGAAATGAGTCCATCCAAGAACTGGTAAATCCTTATATTCGCAAGCAAACTTTGAGAGCCTGTTGATGACGTTCACCAATTTCGGAATAATAATGTCATAAGCATCGCGCATGAAGATCAGGTCCGCGTTATCGGTAACAAAACAAGAGGTAGCGCCCAAATGTATGAtacctgctgctgcagggcAGGTTTCACCAAAGGTATGGACCTGCGCCATAACGTCATGTCTCACAATCGCCTCTTGCTTAGCGGCCTGAGCAATCTCCTCATCGGTGATCGTGAGATGCTCCCTCATCTGTGCAATGGCCTCATCTGTGATGACAGACAGCCCGAGTTCCTTCTCGGCAATGGCCAGGTTTAGCCAGAGCTTTCTCCAAGTAGAAAACCTGTGTCTCAAGGAGAAGAGCGATGACATCTCCTCAGACGCATAACGCGAGGAGAGGGGTGTAGCGTACTTATCAAACTCAGACATTTTAATCGGCGTTGAAGCTCTTCTGGGTTCGAAGCGACTAATAGTTCAAACAGCACAGAAGCACTCTAATACTAAGGTAGTCACAGCGAGGAACTGAGTATATATATTAGTCCATTAATCTACACATTTTTTTTTATTTTAATAATTTTTTACTTGCTAGCAATAATTTGGTGAAATCAAGTTTGACTGCTCACGGGGTGGTGAATGTGGGAGCTTTTGACTATCGCTCAGAAAATGGCAGAGTCAAAAAGTACAAATACGCACGAAAAATAATACAGCGCAACCATCACATAAGACTCATGACTCTAGCACCGACCTGATGCGATCTTATACGACATGTACTTGGCACTTGGTCTGAGACCCATAGGAAAAGTTCCTGGTAGCTCTGTATGCTCGTCTTGGGAATCGTATTCATCATTACTGCCGTTTTCAACCTGGGTTCCGTCGCCAACCTCTTCGTCCACCTCCTCGTAGTCTAGCTTGCGCTTCTTCTTGAACCATCTATTCAATGGAACATCCGTATCTCCTCCCGTATTGAGCAATCTTTCGTAGCATACGACGCTAGCGCCCTTGAACCATAGAACTTCACCTTTATTCTTCCGTTTTTTGGGTACTTGTTCTTTGCCCAATCGCCTTACCTGATTATTATAGTCTGTCCGCTGGAGAACTTCTACATTCTTCGTAATAGATATAGGAAGAACGTAGGCACCGGGCGTATCGACCAAGATATTTCCAAGAACGGTATTGTTTGTCTTAGCCTGGGCGGCTAGGTTATTAATAATGGAAGGGGGTTGGTATGCAGGGGTAGTACCGTTAATTGAACCGCCCATGGTCCCCTGTATGCCGCCTTTTGCAGACGACTGCGCAGATGGGATAGTGCTATTCGGTATTTGTTGCACGATTGGCAGATTTCTCAGATCGCCGTTAGGAACTGGTGGAAAGTATTGGGTGGACCTGGTCATGTTAATTGGGCTACCGGAACGGCCTATCAAATTCGAGTAGCTACCGTTGCGGTTCAAAGACGACAGACGTGGTGTAGACATATTCATTTTCGGTAGTACACTGGCGGTCTGGGAATTGGTAATGATGGTTCCCGTTTCTGGGTCGATTCTACCAACCTCAGGCGGGTCACCAGGCCTGATAATGTACCTGGGACAATCATCGGAGGTGGAATATTCACCTAAGTCGTCCTTTTTAATTTTTGGGCGTAGATAAACGGCGCCAACCAATGGTGGAGCATTGACCGCTCCCTCAGTTGGCTGAGGAATGGGGTCGTTTATAGTGGCGTTGGGGGGTAGCAAGTGCTTTATAGGAGATTCGTACTTGAAAAACTTCCGGCCAATGACGGGTATAGTGGGCTCCTCGATATCACGAACTTCTTCCGGCAAACATCCCTTCCAAGTTCTGATCTTGTTGAAGACCTTTTCTGATTCGTTATATCTGTATTCACAGACGAACAAGGGGCCCTCCAACATTAGGTCGGGATCACCACGTTGGTACCTGGTGAAATGGCAAACGTAGCACTTGCCGATAATCTCCTCGACCAGGTGGTCCCGATACTGCCCGGACTTCACGACCTCGTTTTTATAGAAAAGCCGATCGACCCTATGAACAGTCTGTTCCGGCCTCAAGTACCAGCAACAGTTGAGCCAGCGCCTGCCATCATTGGTGTGCCAAAGCCTGAATATCTGAGCAACCGTGGGCTTGGTCTCATCGTTGGGATTGTGTAGCAATATCCAGTCGCCGATCTTGTATGTCTTATCGTGCAACTCGATATGGTCTAGGGGATATTTGAGCTCTCCGTCAGTCATGAAGTCCTCGTCTGGTCTCGAAAGCTCATACTTGGCAAAGTCGGTAAACTTGGCCTCAAACTCCGCGGCCCTCCGCATCTCCTGAGGCTGCGACCGGTGATACATCCGGTAGTTGTTCAACATCAACCCCACATCCTGCTGGAACGCGAGAAAGTCTTTGTATTTTCTCTGTTTGACTCGTTTCCTGATGTCGTCCAAGGACAAAGGGTTCGATATGACCGTGTAGTACTGCGGCTCGCGCTCCTCGTCCGGGAGCCTATCAAAGTGCAGCGTGAGGAACTCGCGCGAACCCGAGAGCGTCTCCCGCTTCAAGTTCTTCAACACGTTCTTGATCCGCTGCTCGTACGGCAAGTCAATCACCGGTGGCCGCCCCCGCCTCATGTGTGTCTTCTGTGCCTGATGCCGCTGAAACGACGGCTGCGGCGTCGTTGACTTGCTGACCGCCGACGGCGTCGGCGTGATCATCA contains:
- the STE11 gene encoding mitogen-activated protein kinase kinase kinase STE11 (Syntenic homolog of Saccharomyces cerevisiae YLR362W (STE11)), translating into MATVGASVEQFLQDINCEGYLGAFRKYEISSVDQLQHLDHEILEQVGIRSIGDRIRILNKSRTLQAGRDKGLLEELQQVIGKINALSAGPMAISEELVTDRHSVIFILNDGSAKKVNVNGCFNADSIKKKLIKRLPPEFVAVAQNGEETSSQDYDVFVVDYAKNVLHLLYDVELVTICHSSDRVEKNRLIFVSKDQTPSDKAILTSKKLYLKTMSAIHQLGSLPTMLQTQGATTVGNYATPGAEAPAGDEDSLRIDNSKESLRRIFNQRPPSELISTNLPEYFPHTDFKRLQKTLRSSFRQSVRMSMLRPGAPLPEGNNVGNILVNQNQAVDRALLQSLDGTKTSSRSSGRSSVDGDASSMGSERRTNASKSTTLDGRDSDAGGRIELLNSESESECDDDNIVSLPTKVVTPKSWLKGARIGSGSFGSVYLGMNAQTGELMAVKQVELQPTTVMAPSDDKKSQPSSNAVVKNSQIHRKMVDALQHEMNLLKELHHENIVTYYGSSQEGGNLNIFLEYVPGGSVSSMLNSYGPFEEPLVKNFTRQTLVGLTYLHRKNIIHRDIKGANLLIDIKGSVKITDFGISKKLSPLNKKQNKRASLQGSVYWMAPEVVKQVVTTEKADIWSVGCVVVEMFTGKHPFPDFSQMQAIFKIGTNTIPELPSWASDGAKAFLYQTFELDYKKRPSSVELLQHKWLDTTTML
- a CDS encoding ABL010Wp (NOHBY202; No homolog in Saccharomyces cerevisiae; Syntenic homolog of Kluyveromyces lactis KLLA0B13123g) is translated as MARGLLTSDGCTRSAAQGRHPCSFLPNEVSRPITRPLPLSANSHDSDTMPDTAKDEVPDRVLFQRGGRTLEVHGARFMRPHTVVKPWEQKSHAPAEDASSSLLQAGGHRPAPAGAAGHATDSEKEASGRAGRKDTSEGQGGDVSPRAARSQPRGGSAEH
- the DCR2 gene encoding phosphoprotein phosphatase (Syntenic homolog of Saccharomyces cerevisiae YLR361C (DCR2)); translation: MAAYLPRKVIRNAVLLVNVVFLLLLCYLLFWLGSDVLQREQHGGGAKITRKPVMPPELAPELAPIAEESLVVNLGKLHCFHLWGLPEACWAFQRVFRRTAFDMVAQRTWVPKNLIVSRAASRFGRSEYLYYDWITVGQLAEMSQEGLPPGSRGIVDISARKLENSVSVGRLYVATEPWDLAQVGRGRYVSAVTALFGEDCVEPRINWRRDDTPYRNNGGMPVYVDVARAQVNSVQEKPRLRVDPDGKFKVVQLADLHLVPGKGECRDEFPPTENCEADVKTMKFVNDVLDIERPDMVVYTGDQITGDLCDNDAETPLLKAFAPAIQRRIPFAVIWGNHDDAGSLNRLQLSQYVEALPFSLFKIGPRDTMDRSFGMGNYVHQVLGENGHPEITFYFVDTHSYAPNPRGRRVYDWVKEEQWQYFEDCHAKLEHTELSLAFLHIPLPEYLDVKSKKDPQKYNQFLGTFREGVTAPRHNSGGAERLARLGVSAVTAGHDHCNDYCLQTDFRDIDPKIWMCYGGAAGEGGYGGYGGTERRIRIFEIDTREKRIETWKRLNSSPNDKFDAHLIYP
- the VPS38 gene encoding Vps38p (Syntenic homolog of Saccharomyces cerevisiae YLR360W (VPS38); 1-intron), coding for MATMSSPQPYLLHRRLRHLRSISVCNASLVRGDTGLDMRWRLFPCFVVVEDTHGRVQYVSEVQEGRHSVVRFNELPVLEAAESQVVLRLVGQLPEPEFAGEWAEVARQQVDLNALHYVGHVELVDGLRELNVPVLEFADGHFAAARVPGRLADGAPGKFPARRSFSFNALLKLNKILEYMSQVEKESQQLVRQAEALLGQSESKQLGPGLDSAFGELEVQRKRKLAQLSALQDHACRLQANPDDEESFDSDYGSMYSELIQKKQRVHLLQERKLQRLIEIFTNTSLFSSPYVVVRTSTDSSPYDISLGKLELQTILDVDDRISINTILGYYLLFLDILAGKICYIPLPHRLAYYGSTSIIDNKFPLYLPTSSTQHHLDRFSEAVHLFNINIIQVRQFLNNLKDK
- the LST7 gene encoding Lst7p (Syntenic homolog of Saccharomyces cerevisiae YGR057C (LST7)); the encoded protein is MSSLLVSLTHFCDKHGPKLLVVTQCAKSAEECEKLLLPNYPSDSYCDSCHISFPTDQESKSIRSTIGERYYVSTHYSAVRYQYLTALVKKIFSEETVSYDGSPLLFYDHARGLNLAMGFKLEDPHARGNERRYCLVLTVDLRERAPAMEIVSQHWKFISGAFENMIEYIKQQRRAELLRVMQQGQVQGTSNFSSMVSGTYLRGNNLKIPKNITELTNDRLLFVRIHKWNAFILDRLGGQLD
- the ADE13 gene encoding adenylosuccinase ADE13 (Syntenic homolog of Saccharomyces cerevisiae YLR359W (ADE13)) — translated: MSEFDKYATPLSSRYASEEMSSLFSLRHRFSTWRKLWLNLAIAEKELGLSVITDEAIAQMREHLTITDEEIAQAAKQEAIVRHDVMAQVHTFGETCPAAAGIIHLGATSCFVTDNADLIFMRDAYDIIIPKLVNVINRLSKFACEYKDLPVLGWTHFQPAQLTTLGKRATLWIQELLWDLRNFVRARNDIGLRGVKGTTGTQASFLALFHGDHDRVEALDKRVTELLGFDIVYPVTGQTYSRKIDIDILAPLSSFAATAHKMATDIRLLANLKEVEEPFEKTQIGSSAMAYKRNPMRCERVCSLARHLGSLFNDAVQTASVQWFERTLDDSAIRRISLPSAFLTADILLSTLLNISSGMVVYPKVIERRIKSELPFMATENVIMAMVEKGASRQEVHEAIRVLSHQAAAVVKEEGGDNDLIERIKADAFFQPIWNELDSLLDPSTFVGRAPQQVEKFINNDVKSALAPFSEHITDAAFNLNV
- the RSC2 gene encoding Rsc2p (Syntenic homolog of Saccharomyces cerevisiae YLR357W (RSC2) and YGR056W (RSC1)), whose translation is MLLRDQLKVLLDGVFDLKEENGIEILPIFYTLPLRKDYPDYYRIIKKPLSLATVKKKLNHYKRAQEFVNDLVRITWNARMYNTKESEIYHYAQIMDRYVREVVIPRIEREMGPVKYPYLGPLPDEQPLPGALLERDDDETGAKDDSLLPETVDEEKDATADEEEPEASMVPEYDDDEEYTEEKRRLPKLRIPVMITPTPSAVSKSTTPQPSFQRHQAQKTHMRRGRPPVIDLPYEQRIKNVLKNLKRETLSGSREFLTLHFDRLPDEEREPQYYTVISNPLSLDDIRKRVKQRKYKDFLAFQQDVGLMLNNYRMYHRSQPQEMRRAAEFEAKFTDFAKYELSRPDEDFMTDGELKYPLDHIELHDKTYKIGDWILLHNPNDETKPTVAQIFRLWHTNDGRRWLNCCWYLRPEQTVHRVDRLFYKNEVVKSGQYRDHLVEEIIGKCYVCHFTRYQRGDPDLMLEGPLFVCEYRYNESEKVFNKIRTWKGCLPEEVRDIEEPTIPVIGRKFFKYESPIKHLLPPNATINDPIPQPTEGAVNAPPLVGAVYLRPKIKKDDLGEYSTSDDCPRYIIRPGDPPEVGRIDPETGTIITNSQTASVLPKMNMSTPRLSSLNRNGSYSNLIGRSGSPINMTRSTQYFPPVPNGDLRNLPIVQQIPNSTIPSAQSSAKGGIQGTMGGSINGTTPAYQPPSIINNLAAQAKTNNTVLGNILVDTPGAYVLPISITKNVEVLQRTDYNNQVRRLGKEQVPKKRKNKGEVLWFKGASVVCYERLLNTGGDTDVPLNRWFKKKRKLDYEEVDEEVGDGTQVENGSNDEYDSQDEHTELPGTFPMGLRPSAKYMSYKIASGRC